In a single window of the Helicobacter felis ATCC 49179 genome:
- a CDS encoding 4Fe-4S dicluster-binding protein has protein sequence MKNWQEFEIGGVLFPFEKQGQDELHKHNDERTYTQESSFTDSVSHWRVEKPVHNKEVCINCFNCWVYCPDASILSREGKMSGVDYDHCKGCGVCVDVCPTNPKSLLMFDNLEPLEEALTKWPQKAEGLKKKSYRTEGGYNGF, from the coding sequence ATGAAAAATTGGCAAGAATTTGAAATAGGGGGCGTGCTCTTCCCCTTTGAAAAACAGGGTCAAGACGAGCTTCATAAGCACAATGATGAGCGCACCTACACCCAAGAGAGTTCTTTTACTGACAGCGTTTCCCATTGGCGTGTAGAAAAACCCGTGCACAATAAAGAAGTGTGTATCAACTGCTTTAACTGCTGGGTGTATTGTCCGGATGCTTCCATTCTCTCTAGGGAGGGCAAGATGAGCGGAGTGGATTATGATCACTGCAAAGGTTGCGGGGTGTGCGTGGATGTCTGCCCCACTAATCCTAAATCTCTGCTCATGTTTGACAATTTGGAACCCCTAGAAGAGGCGCTCACCAAGTGGCCTCAAAAAGCCGAAGGGTTGAAAAAGAAAAGTTACCGCACAGAAGGGGGTTACAATGGGTTCTAG
- a CDS encoding 2-oxoacid:ferredoxin oxidoreductase subunit alpha: MGSSYHLNEVEAWDGCTASAHALRQVQVDVVAAYPITPSTPIIQNYGSFKDNDYVDGEFVLVESEHAAMSACVGAAAAGGRVSTATSSQGFALMTEVLYQASGMRLPIVLNVANRALAAPLNIHCDHSDMYLGRDSGWINLCTCNPQEVYDFTLMAFKLAEHKEVRVPVMVHQDGFLSSHTVQNVRPLSDAVAYKFVGDYVSVHPMLDFDKPVSFGAQAEEEWHFEHKAKLHHAIMHSSTILEGIFNDFAKITGRQYRLVETFQTSDAEVIIFALGTTWESAIVAAKKAREQGIKAGVVTTHVLRPFPFELVANALKNAKAVAVMDRSSPSGAMGALFNEVAASLYQAPGSKRPVLSNYIYGLGGRDLTQADIDSIFEALSQDAKKGGLTHPTQQFIGLNGPELSYF; this comes from the coding sequence ATGGGTTCTAGTTATCATTTGAACGAAGTAGAGGCATGGGATGGGTGCACTGCTAGCGCGCATGCGCTCAGGCAAGTTCAAGTAGATGTTGTGGCTGCTTACCCGATCACTCCCTCCACGCCTATTATCCAGAACTACGGATCGTTTAAGGATAATGACTATGTGGACGGGGAATTTGTGCTTGTGGAATCCGAACATGCGGCTATGAGCGCGTGTGTGGGTGCTGCTGCTGCTGGGGGGCGGGTTAGCACCGCGACCAGTTCGCAAGGTTTCGCTCTAATGACTGAAGTGCTTTATCAAGCCTCAGGGATGCGTTTGCCCATCGTGCTCAATGTGGCTAACCGCGCTCTAGCTGCCCCTCTAAACATCCACTGCGACCACTCAGATATGTATCTGGGGCGTGATAGTGGTTGGATCAATCTGTGCACCTGCAACCCTCAGGAGGTCTATGATTTTACCCTAATGGCGTTCAAATTGGCCGAACATAAAGAAGTGCGCGTGCCGGTGATGGTGCATCAAGATGGCTTTTTATCCTCTCACACTGTGCAGAATGTGCGCCCTTTAAGCGATGCGGTGGCTTATAAATTTGTGGGCGATTATGTGAGTGTGCACCCCATGCTAGATTTTGATAAGCCCGTGAGCTTTGGGGCGCAGGCGGAGGAGGAGTGGCATTTTGAACACAAGGCCAAACTCCACCATGCGATCATGCACTCTAGCACAATCTTAGAGGGCATTTTTAACGATTTTGCCAAAATCACCGGCAGACAATACCGCCTAGTAGAAACTTTCCAAACTAGCGATGCGGAAGTGATCATTTTTGCATTGGGCACGACTTGGGAATCCGCTATCGTGGCAGCCAAAAAAGCGCGCGAACAGGGTATCAAAGCAGGCGTGGTAACCACGCATGTACTGCGCCCCTTCCCCTTTGAGTTGGTGGCTAACGCGCTTAAAAATGCCAAAGCGGTCGCGGTGATGGATCGCAGTTCTCCCTCTGGAGCGATGGGCGCGCTCTTTAATGAGGTGGCCGCAAGCCTCTATCAAGCCCCCGGCTCTAAACGCCCTGTTTTGAGTAATTACATTTACGGATTAGGAGGTCGGGATTTGACCCAAGCAGATATAGATAGTATCTTTGAAGCTTTGTCTCAGGATGCTAAAAAAGGCGGGCTCACCCACCCCACCCAACAATTCATCGGGCTCAACGGACCCGAGTTGTCTTATTTTTAA
- a CDS encoding thiamine pyrophosphate-dependent enzyme yields the protein MVKEVKTLKSFSQSAEKFEGSHLLCPGCGHGIIVREVLNAVDGPIVLGNSTGCLEVCSAVYPHTSWDVPWIHIGFENGSTAISGVESMYKALARKGKYTGQRPKFVAFGGDGASYDIGFQFISGCMERGHDITYICLDNENYANTGGQRSGSTPMGASTSTTPAGKVSYGKKERKKDLTLIMAAHGIPYAAQMAPNKWKDMNKKIKTALDTEGPCFINALSPCPTEWKYHSSLAIEMTDLAVDCLIFPLFEVFHGQELKITYRPRNILPVRDYLGPQKRFAHLFKKENEHIIEALQKDVDARWEYLQRREEAKV from the coding sequence ATGGTTAAAGAAGTTAAAACACTCAAAAGTTTTAGCCAATCGGCTGAAAAATTCGAAGGTTCGCACCTACTCTGCCCGGGCTGTGGGCATGGGATCATCGTGCGCGAAGTGCTCAACGCTGTAGATGGTCCTATTGTGCTGGGCAATTCTACCGGTTGTTTGGAAGTCTGCTCTGCAGTGTATCCGCACACTTCTTGGGATGTGCCTTGGATTCATATTGGCTTTGAAAATGGTTCGACAGCTATTAGTGGGGTAGAGAGCATGTACAAGGCTCTCGCGCGCAAGGGCAAATACACGGGGCAACGCCCTAAATTTGTCGCCTTTGGGGGGGATGGCGCGAGCTATGACATCGGGTTTCAATTCATCAGTGGTTGTATGGAACGCGGGCACGACATCACTTACATCTGCTTAGATAATGAAAACTACGCCAACACCGGCGGGCAACGCAGTGGCAGTACCCCTATGGGCGCGAGCACTAGCACCACTCCAGCGGGTAAAGTGAGCTATGGCAAAAAAGAGCGTAAGAAAGATTTGACCTTGATCATGGCAGCCCATGGTATTCCTTATGCCGCGCAAATGGCACCCAATAAGTGGAAGGACATGAATAAAAAAATCAAAACCGCCTTGGACACTGAGGGCCCCTGCTTTATCAACGCTCTTAGTCCCTGTCCTACTGAGTGGAAATACCATTCTTCTTTAGCCATTGAAATGACAGATTTAGCCGTGGATTGCTTGATCTTCCCTCTCTTTGAAGTCTTCCATGGCCAAGAGCTTAAAATCACCTACCGCCCGCGCAATATCTTACCTGTGCGCGACTATTTGGGCCCCCAAAAGCGTTTTGCCCACCTCTTTAAAAAGGAAAACGAGCACATCATTGAAGCCCTGCAAAAAGATGTAGATGCGCGTTGGGAATATTTACAACGCAGAGAAGAGGCCAAAGTTTAA
- the purB gene encoding adenylosuccinate lyase encodes MLERYAREAMTRLWSEQHKFETYLQVEKAVAKGWHALGLMDSQTCDQIQQASFQLEDIHHFEKTTKHDIIAFIQAVSKTLGDSERFFHYGITSSDCIDTALALLIKQSLALIIEDMHELLSVLKARAYEFKEVVMVGRSHGVHGEPIAFGLVWALWYDDMRAHLKALQEVSKEVSVGMISGAMGNMAHSPFELEELVCQELGLGVAKISNQVISRERHARVCNALALLASSCEKIAINIRHYQRTEVYEAEEAFSVGQKGSSAMPHKRNPVLSENITGLARMIRAYAIPMMENVALWHERDISHSSVERFVLPDAFITLDFLLHRLTNLLKDLVVYPENMRRNLERTGGLVFSQRVLLELPKLGFSKAQSYTIVQENAMRVWALLQQGQNASFLEHLLAEERLKEVDRALITDCFETDYYLRQIPRIFARVFGD; translated from the coding sequence ATGCTGGAGCGCTACGCTAGAGAGGCGATGACGCGCCTCTGGAGCGAACAGCATAAGTTTGAAACCTACCTGCAGGTGGAAAAGGCGGTAGCTAAGGGTTGGCACGCCTTAGGGCTGATGGATTCTCAAACTTGCGATCAAATCCAGCAGGCCAGTTTTCAGCTAGAAGACATCCATCATTTTGAAAAAACCACCAAGCATGACATCATCGCCTTCATCCAAGCGGTGAGCAAAACCTTAGGCGATTCTGAGCGTTTTTTTCACTATGGAATCACCTCTAGTGATTGCATTGACACCGCTTTAGCCCTGCTCATCAAGCAGAGTTTAGCCCTTATTATTGAGGACATGCACGAACTTTTAAGTGTGCTTAAAGCGCGCGCTTACGAGTTTAAAGAGGTGGTCATGGTAGGCAGAAGCCATGGGGTGCATGGCGAGCCCATCGCCTTTGGGTTGGTGTGGGCGTTGTGGTATGATGACATGCGCGCGCACCTTAAAGCCCTGCAAGAGGTGAGTAAAGAGGTCAGCGTAGGGATGATCAGCGGGGCGATGGGCAACATGGCACATAGCCCCTTTGAACTGGAGGAGTTGGTTTGTCAGGAATTGGGCTTGGGAGTGGCTAAAATTAGCAATCAAGTCATCTCTAGGGAACGCCACGCGCGTGTGTGCAACGCCCTAGCTTTACTAGCGAGCAGTTGTGAAAAGATCGCCATTAATATCCGCCACTACCAACGCACGGAAGTTTACGAAGCTGAAGAGGCTTTTAGCGTGGGACAAAAGGGCAGCTCGGCCATGCCCCACAAGCGTAACCCCGTTTTGAGCGAAAATATCACCGGCTTAGCGCGCATGATTCGCGCTTATGCGATCCCGATGATGGAAAATGTCGCCCTTTGGCATGAAAGAGATATTAGTCATAGCTCGGTAGAACGATTCGTGCTTCCGGACGCGTTTATCACCCTAGATTTTCTCTTGCACCGCCTCACCAATCTTTTAAAAGATTTGGTCGTTTATCCGGAAAACATGCGTAGGAATTTAGAGCGCACGGGGGGGCTGGTCTTTTCCCAACGTGTGCTCTTAGAATTGCCCAAACTAGGCTTTAGCAAGGCGCAAAGTTATACCATTGTGCAAGAAAACGCCATGCGCGTGTGGGCACTCTTGCAACAAGGCCAGAACGCGAGCTTTTTAGAACACCTTTTAGCCGAAGAGCGTTTAAAAGAAGTGGATCGCGCTCTCATTACCGATTGCTTTGAAACAGATTATTATCTACGCCAAATCCCGCGTATTTTCGCCCGCGTCTTTGGGGATTAA
- a CDS encoding YkgJ family cysteine cluster protein: MGFPCTICGACCRNISGVKELAPFDLGNGVCRHLDPQTQRCLIYENRPQICRIDEMYEKVFYKHYSLEEFYALNLKACQMLQEKEGVEEILRVKVEK, encoded by the coding sequence ATGGGTTTTCCTTGCACCATTTGCGGGGCGTGTTGCCGTAATATCAGTGGAGTTAAAGAGCTTGCCCCCTTTGATTTGGGTAATGGCGTGTGTCGCCACTTAGACCCACAAACCCAGCGGTGTTTGATCTATGAGAACCGCCCCCAAATTTGCAGGATCGATGAGATGTATGAAAAGGTGTTTTACAAACACTACAGCCTAGAGGAGTTTTACGCCCTCAATCTCAAAGCCTGCCAGATGCTACAGGAAAAAGAGGGTGTAGAAGAGATTTTGAGGGTTAAAGTTGAAAAATGA
- a CDS encoding ATP-binding protein: MKTEAIFIQNDWIKQVDPKQLEAFGAEVKEVLEKQDYDFSGVQEVALVGVFDPNGTHKIQVKTQSYKPTSAEEVGISLLLSRLNHPINEALSEGKFLGLGAHFYLAINCTKTLQEHLNKQAQDKKAIKQEQENAPSLNLRVEDPRYSLEKIELDKKTKKGILEVITLVQKQDLIYEEWGFKEVDGIAKTIINFHGKPGTGKTMSAHIIAKELGKQIIHGNYADIESKFVGDAPKNLVAAFDLAQKSGAILFFDEADSFLGKRISNVTQSADQAVNSLRSELLKLLEERPVIVIFATNLLENYDKAFHSRILRSISFELPNAKQRQAIILKHIPTALYEKGMAQFSQEELEVLSKMAKGFSGREIKNAILNGLISAAKEDEPLPNFTYFKKAFKTAKKEFEKTHKEENRKESLSQRIKSNLKKGKFKTIRRKNDQ; the protein is encoded by the coding sequence ATGAAAACAGAAGCGATCTTTATCCAAAACGACTGGATCAAACAAGTCGATCCAAAACAGCTAGAGGCTTTTGGCGCAGAAGTCAAAGAGGTGCTAGAAAAACAAGACTACGATTTTAGTGGTGTGCAAGAAGTGGCTTTAGTGGGGGTGTTTGATCCAAATGGAACGCATAAAATCCAAGTCAAAACCCAATCATACAAGCCCACATCAGCGGAGGAAGTGGGTATTTCTTTACTCCTCTCAAGGCTCAACCACCCCATTAACGAGGCATTGAGCGAGGGCAAATTCTTAGGGCTCGGGGCACATTTTTACTTGGCGATCAACTGCACTAAAACCCTACAAGAGCACTTGAACAAGCAGGCGCAGGACAAAAAAGCCATCAAGCAAGAGCAAGAAAACGCCCCGAGTTTGAACCTACGGGTGGAAGACCCCCGCTACAGCCTAGAGAAAATCGAGCTGGATAAGAAAACCAAAAAGGGGATTTTAGAGGTCATCACTCTAGTGCAAAAGCAAGATTTGATTTATGAGGAGTGGGGTTTTAAAGAGGTCGATGGGATTGCTAAGACCATCATCAATTTTCATGGCAAACCGGGCACGGGCAAGACCATGAGCGCGCACATCATCGCCAAAGAATTAGGCAAGCAAATTATCCATGGCAATTACGCCGACATTGAGTCTAAATTCGTGGGGGACGCGCCTAAAAATCTAGTCGCTGCCTTTGATTTGGCGCAAAAGAGTGGGGCGATTTTATTCTTTGATGAAGCCGATAGCTTTTTGGGTAAGCGCATTTCTAATGTTACCCAGAGTGCCGATCAGGCGGTCAATTCTTTGCGTAGCGAGTTATTAAAGCTGTTGGAGGAACGCCCCGTCATTGTGATTTTTGCCACGAATTTATTAGAAAACTATGATAAAGCCTTTCATAGCCGAATCCTACGCTCCATTAGCTTTGAATTACCCAATGCCAAGCAAAGGCAGGCAATCATATTAAAGCACATCCCTACCGCCCTTTATGAAAAAGGCATGGCACAATTTTCTCAAGAGGAGCTAGAGGTTTTAAGCAAAATGGCTAAGGGTTTTTCGGGCAGAGAGATTAAAAACGCCATTTTAAATGGCTTGATTAGCGCGGCAAAAGAGGATGAGCCGTTGCCAAATTTCACCTACTTCAAAAAGGCATTTAAAACAGCCAAAAAGGAATTTGAAAAAACCCATAAGGAGGAAAACAGAAAAGAAAGTTTGAGTCAGCGGATTAAAAGCAACTTGAAAAAAGGCAAATTCAAAACCATAAGGAGAAAAAATGATCAATAA
- the mnmA gene encoding tRNA 2-thiouridine(34) synthase MnmA, with the protein MKVAVLMSGGVDSSYSAYLLQQAGHELLGVYLKLHGKEEKHALYIRNCQEVAKFLNIPFEVVDLQAEFKQGVYDAFVQAYEQGQTPNPCALCNPLMKFGLGLEFALNQGCEKIATGHYARLEKVGGVLRIKEAKDTSKDQSYFLYALPQKAIDRLLFPLGDLLKSEIKPLALEKMPFLGDLQTYKESQEICFVETNYIDTLKKHVQVDQEGIVRNLKGEVVGTHRGYMHYTIGKRKGFTIKGAHEPHFVVGIDALKNEIIVGQKEALAICTLEARNKSLPSNFKEGEYLVKVRYRSTPTSAHIRLEDDTIRARFENPVYGVALGQALVIYDQDRVLGGGVITKSYA; encoded by the coding sequence ATGAAAGTCGCCGTTTTGATGAGTGGGGGGGTGGATAGCTCTTATAGCGCGTATTTATTGCAACAAGCCGGGCATGAGTTGCTAGGAGTCTATCTCAAGTTACATGGCAAAGAGGAAAAGCACGCGCTATATATCCGCAACTGCCAAGAAGTGGCAAAGTTTTTAAATATCCCCTTTGAGGTGGTGGACTTACAGGCTGAGTTTAAACAAGGCGTTTATGACGCGTTTGTGCAAGCCTATGAGCAAGGGCAAACCCCCAACCCGTGCGCGCTGTGTAACCCCTTGATGAAATTTGGACTAGGCTTAGAGTTTGCTCTAAATCAAGGATGTGAAAAAATCGCCACCGGGCATTATGCGCGCTTAGAGAAGGTGGGGGGAGTGTTGCGCATCAAAGAAGCAAAAGACACCAGTAAGGATCAAAGTTATTTTCTCTACGCTTTGCCTCAAAAAGCTATCGATCGCCTGCTCTTCCCCTTAGGGGATTTGCTCAAAAGTGAAATCAAACCCCTAGCCCTAGAAAAAATGCCCTTTTTGGGGGACTTGCAAACCTATAAGGAATCTCAAGAAATTTGCTTTGTGGAAACTAATTACATTGACACGCTCAAAAAACATGTGCAAGTGGATCAAGAGGGTATTGTGCGCAATCTCAAAGGAGAGGTAGTAGGCACGCACAGGGGCTATATGCATTACACCATTGGTAAGCGCAAGGGTTTTACGATCAAGGGCGCGCATGAACCCCATTTTGTGGTGGGCATTGACGCGCTTAAGAATGAGATTATCGTAGGGCAAAAGGAGGCTTTAGCCATCTGCACTTTGGAGGCGCGCAATAAATCTTTGCCTAGCAATTTTAAAGAGGGAGAATATTTAGTTAAGGTGCGCTATCGAAGCACGCCTACTAGCGCACATATTCGTTTAGAAGATGACACTATCCGCGCGCGTTTTGAAAACCCCGTTTATGGCGTGGCATTGGGGCAAGCGTTGGTGATTTATGATCAAGATCGTGTCTTGGGTGGAGGGGTGATTACTAAAAGTTATGCTTAA
- a CDS encoding DUF2130 domain-containing protein, which produces MDDMITCPHCKQTIQISALLSKQAQQKAEQQMAQEKARFELELQQKRAQYQQAFKDLEGQKQEIAQQKHALEQQIQQEVQKKLNQERQQMQIKIQQEQAQQLRAQQEALEKRLQATYELKLKEKEMQVERLEKAAQEVQRKAQLTSQQLQGEAQELAIEAYLRENFPLDSIEEVKKGRRGGDCVQIVHDYKLQNCGVICYESKRTQSFNEEWMEKFKEDMREAKAHIGVLVTQVLPKSLDRMGLYQGVYVCTFQEFKGLCGILRQMIIDRAWAQKSQENRGDKIHELYNYLVGPEFAKEVENALLTFREMQADLEKEKQAMEKLWAKRSKQIQKMVTITARTRGSIEGIAGNAIAPIKALELGRDDDF; this is translated from the coding sequence ATGGATGATATGATTACATGCCCACATTGCAAGCAAACTATCCAAATTAGCGCGTTGTTATCCAAGCAGGCCCAACAAAAAGCCGAGCAACAAATGGCGCAAGAAAAAGCGCGTTTTGAGTTGGAATTGCAACAAAAACGCGCGCAATACCAGCAGGCTTTTAAGGACCTTGAAGGACAAAAACAAGAAATTGCCCAGCAAAAACACGCATTAGAACAACAAATCCAGCAGGAAGTGCAAAAAAAACTTAATCAAGAACGCCAACAAATGCAAATTAAAATCCAGCAAGAACAAGCGCAACAATTACGCGCACAACAAGAGGCATTAGAAAAGAGATTACAGGCCACCTACGAGCTCAAACTTAAAGAAAAAGAGATGCAAGTAGAACGCCTAGAAAAAGCTGCCCAAGAGGTGCAAAGAAAAGCCCAGCTTACTTCTCAGCAACTTCAAGGCGAAGCGCAAGAATTGGCCATTGAAGCGTATTTGCGTGAAAATTTTCCCCTAGATAGCATTGAAGAGGTGAAAAAAGGACGCAGGGGTGGGGATTGTGTGCAGATTGTGCATGATTATAAATTACAAAATTGTGGCGTGATTTGCTATGAGAGCAAGCGCACGCAAAGTTTTAATGAAGAGTGGATGGAGAAATTTAAGGAGGACATGCGCGAGGCTAAAGCGCATATTGGAGTGTTGGTTACCCAAGTATTGCCCAAATCTCTAGATCGCATGGGGCTTTATCAGGGGGTGTATGTGTGCACATTCCAAGAGTTTAAGGGACTTTGTGGGATTTTGCGCCAAATGATCATCGATCGTGCATGGGCGCAAAAAAGTCAAGAAAACAGGGGGGATAAAATCCATGAGCTTTATAATTACCTAGTGGGTCCAGAATTTGCCAAAGAGGTAGAAAACGCGCTTCTCACCTTTAGGGAGATGCAAGCGGATTTGGAGAAAGAAAAACAGGCGATGGAAAAGCTTTGGGCCAAAAGGAGTAAACAAATCCAAAAGATGGTAACCATCACAGCGCGCACGCGTGGCTCTATTGAGGGGATTGCAGGCAATGCGATCGCGCCCATTAAGGCTTTAGAGTTAGGTAGAGATGATGATTTTTAA
- a CDS encoding cytochrome c3 family protein has product MGVVETLKNKRHFLFWIFLGGCVVGVFLSVLTVQAVEWTADDKFCGVCHIMKPEIDAYHLDKHGGNNAVGFKARCVDCHLPHNNVVNYFVRKAILGMEDVYGNVFKDPKKLDWEKNRRRAKEYVFDSGCLHCHSNLMRATSSNMKSFLPHRDYFEGLSQKKCVECHLDEVGHKNLGLHLKEYLKENYKPYPRDFVIDGREVSINPSTKEVVKELIQPDKTHNKE; this is encoded by the coding sequence ATGGGCGTTGTAGAAACCCTTAAAAACAAGAGGCATTTTTTATTTTGGATTTTTCTAGGGGGCTGTGTGGTGGGCGTTTTTTTGAGCGTTTTGACTGTGCAGGCTGTAGAGTGGACAGCGGATGATAAATTCTGTGGAGTCTGCCATATTATGAAACCTGAAATAGACGCTTATCATCTGGACAAACATGGGGGCAACAATGCTGTGGGTTTTAAAGCGAGATGTGTGGATTGCCATCTGCCTCATAATAATGTGGTGAACTATTTCGTGCGTAAGGCAATTTTGGGCATGGAAGATGTCTATGGGAATGTTTTTAAAGACCCTAAAAAATTGGATTGGGAGAAAAACCGCCGCCGCGCTAAGGAATATGTCTTTGATTCGGGTTGTTTGCACTGCCATAGTAATTTGATGCGCGCTACTTCCTCGAATATGAAGTCCTTTTTACCTCATCGGGATTACTTTGAGGGGCTTAGTCAAAAAAAATGTGTGGAATGCCATTTAGACGAAGTGGGACACAAAAATCTAGGCTTGCATCTTAAAGAATACCTTAAAGAAAATTACAAGCCCTACCCTAGAGATTTTGTGATCGATGGTAGAGAAGTGTCTATCAATCCATCTACAAAAGAGGTGGTTAAAGAATTGATACAACCTGATAAGACCCATAACAAGGAGTGA
- a CDS encoding multiheme c-type cytochrome: protein MLAFKTKCCAFLVLVFGVALGVLNAHSQGGTSIDNAMDIQLPLKTFRDMKAEAKGCVECHAKKHPGIVADWKMSRHAHAGVTCIDCHAVTRDSPMLTMDGHEGSKVPISVLVSTNTCGKCHEKETKEFRHSGHARGAVQVWAKASMRDLMEMVEGRGHPDLKHAPEATGCIQCHGSIIKLDKNRRPTPETWPTYGIGTAFPDGSVGNCASCHSAHKFSLAEARKPAACASCHLGPDHPDIEIYNNSMHGHIFNSEGNTWNFDAAPGTWKVPDFRAPTCATCHMSGNSKSAVTHNVSRRLKWNLFMPLSQLRTGGYETASDAYRDNYQITKGNPLAGNPKGPDAARAEMKAGCIDCHNSAHINNFFTMADKNILLYNEYYNEALKMKEALAKKNLLDKDMWNDEFQRIFYHLWHHEGRRMRQGGIMGAPDYSHWHGVFELQQDIRKLRKIYAKRLKTNQIED from the coding sequence ATGCTTGCTTTTAAGACTAAGTGCTGTGCGTTCTTGGTCTTGGTATTTGGTGTAGCACTAGGGGTTTTAAATGCGCACTCTCAGGGGGGGACTAGCATCGACAACGCCATGGATATTCAATTACCTTTGAAGACTTTTAGAGATATGAAAGCAGAGGCTAAGGGCTGTGTGGAATGCCATGCTAAAAAACATCCGGGCATTGTAGCCGATTGGAAGATGAGCAGACACGCGCACGCGGGGGTAACCTGTATTGACTGCCATGCGGTTACGCGCGATAGCCCTATGCTCACGATGGATGGGCATGAAGGTTCCAAAGTGCCTATCTCCGTGCTAGTTTCTACCAATACCTGCGGGAAGTGCCATGAAAAAGAAACCAAAGAGTTTAGACATAGCGGGCATGCTAGAGGCGCGGTGCAGGTTTGGGCTAAAGCAAGCATGCGCGATCTGATGGAAATGGTAGAGGGGCGCGGACATCCGGATTTAAAACATGCCCCAGAAGCCACTGGCTGTATCCAATGCCATGGATCTATCATCAAGTTAGATAAAAACAGACGCCCCACCCCTGAGACTTGGCCCACTTATGGGATTGGCACGGCCTTCCCTGATGGCTCTGTGGGTAATTGTGCCAGTTGTCATAGCGCACATAAATTCTCTCTTGCAGAGGCTAGAAAACCTGCCGCCTGCGCAAGCTGCCACTTAGGCCCTGATCACCCCGATATTGAGATTTATAACAACTCTATGCACGGGCATATCTTCAACTCTGAGGGCAACACATGGAATTTTGATGCGGCTCCGGGGACTTGGAAAGTGCCTGATTTTAGAGCCCCCACCTGTGCAACATGCCACATGAGTGGCAACTCTAAGAGCGCGGTAACTCACAATGTGAGTCGGCGTTTAAAATGGAATCTCTTTATGCCTTTGAGCCAACTACGCACAGGAGGGTATGAGACTGCTAGCGATGCCTACAGAGATAATTACCAAATCACTAAGGGCAATCCTCTAGCGGGCAATCCTAAGGGTCCGGATGCCGCGCGCGCGGAGATGAAGGCAGGTTGTATCGATTGCCATAATTCCGCCCATATCAATAATTTCTTTACGATGGCCGATAAGAATATCCTGCTCTACAATGAGTATTACAACGAGGCGCTCAAAATGAAAGAAGCCCTTGCTAAGAAAAACTTGTTGGATAAAGATATGTGGAATGATGAGTTCCAACGCATTTTCTACCATCTGTGGCATCATGAAGGTCGTCGCATGCGTCAAGGCGGAATTATGGGCGCGCCCGATTACTCCCACTGGCACGGGGTGTTTGAGCTCCAACAAGACATCAGAAAGTTGCGCAAAATCTACGCCAAACGCCTCAAAACTAACCAGATTGAGGATTGA